A single region of the Acidimicrobiia bacterium genome encodes:
- a CDS encoding class I SAM-dependent methyltransferase — protein sequence MGALLAALAAAAPSDARVCELGTGAGVGLAWIVHGLGERADALVYTVDTNQEMLATVATAGWPGYVEFVCDDGAHAVQEFAPLDLVFADAPGGKLDGLDATIAALAPGGVLVVDDMDPSLHADDGYLEPLAAVRERLLGDPALVAAELDFASGVIVATKRPA from the coding sequence GTGGGCGCGCTGCTGGCGGCACTCGCCGCCGCCGCGCCGTCGGATGCACGGGTCTGCGAGCTCGGAACCGGCGCGGGCGTCGGACTCGCGTGGATCGTGCACGGGCTCGGTGAGCGCGCTGATGCCTTGGTGTACACGGTGGACACGAACCAGGAGATGCTCGCGACGGTCGCGACGGCAGGGTGGCCCGGGTACGTCGAATTCGTCTGCGACGACGGGGCGCACGCAGTACAGGAATTCGCCCCCCTCGACCTCGTGTTCGCCGACGCGCCTGGAGGCAAACTCGACGGGCTCGACGCCACGATCGCCGCGCTCGCGCCCGGTGGCGTGCTCGTCGTCGACGACATGGATCCGTCGCTGCACGCCGACGACGGCTACCTGGAACCGCTCGCCGCGGTGCGCGAGCGGCTCTTGGGCGATCCGGCGCTCGTTGCCGCCGAGCTCGACTTCGCGAGCGGTGTGATCGTGGCGACCAAGCGGCCCGCGTGA
- a CDS encoding class I SAM-dependent methyltransferase, whose protein sequence is MAREQRLVFGEVAEQYDRARPTYPASLVDDVVAYAGLQDGDRLLEVGCGTGKATVLFSARGFRVVALEPDPGMAAVARRNCVTLPVTVETTSFESWTEPGRTFRALLAAQSWHWMRADVRLPKAHALLDPGGAIALFWNQPDWPDSPLHQAIDAVYGRVAPGFGDRTPGKSPLLDARGLGIDELASSPLFGDVTAVDRAWDAAYDARTYVELLDTQSGHRMLPTEVRARLYDGIRDTIEASGGTMTVRYVTDLYLARRAG, encoded by the coding sequence ATGGCCCGTGAACAGCGGCTCGTGTTCGGCGAGGTCGCAGAGCAGTACGACCGCGCTCGTCCGACCTATCCCGCTTCGCTGGTCGACGACGTCGTCGCCTACGCAGGGCTCCAGGATGGTGATCGACTGCTCGAGGTGGGCTGTGGGACGGGCAAGGCCACCGTGCTGTTCTCGGCGCGGGGCTTCCGCGTAGTGGCGTTGGAGCCTGACCCCGGCATGGCCGCCGTCGCGCGCCGGAACTGCGTCACGTTACCGGTGACGGTCGAGACCACGTCCTTCGAGAGCTGGACCGAACCAGGCCGGACGTTTCGCGCGCTCCTCGCCGCGCAGTCGTGGCACTGGATGCGCGCGGACGTGCGGCTGCCCAAGGCCCACGCGCTGCTCGACCCGGGTGGGGCGATTGCGTTGTTCTGGAACCAACCCGACTGGCCCGACTCGCCGCTACACCAGGCCATCGACGCCGTATACGGTCGGGTCGCTCCCGGTTTCGGCGACCGCACGCCGGGGAAGTCACCGCTGCTCGATGCCCGTGGACTCGGCATCGACGAGCTCGCGTCGTCACCGCTCTTCGGCGACGTCACTGCTGTCGACCGCGCTTGGGATGCCGCCTACGACGCTCGTACGTATGTCGAGCTGCTCGACACGCAATCCGGTCACCGGATGCTCCCGACCGAGGTGCGCGCCCGGCTGTACGACGGGATCCGCGACACGATCGAGGCTTCTGGCGGGACCATGACGGTCCGGTACGTCACGGATCTCTACCTCGCGCGCCGCGCCGGCTGA
- a CDS encoding TIGR03668 family PPOX class F420-dependent oxidoreductase produces MDADEMRRRFASASLARLGSVRPDGRPHLVPICFTLDGDTIVSAVDDKPKRTMQLRRLDNVRAYPAVSLLVDHYDDDWTQLWWVRVDGTARVLEAGTARARAIDLLAAKYAQYRALRPEGPVLEIAVEAWRGWSAR; encoded by the coding sequence ATGGACGCCGACGAGATGCGTCGGCGGTTCGCGTCGGCGTCCCTCGCTCGACTGGGCTCGGTGCGACCCGACGGCCGTCCGCACTTGGTGCCCATCTGCTTCACCCTCGACGGCGACACGATCGTCTCTGCAGTCGACGACAAGCCGAAGCGCACGATGCAGCTGCGACGTCTCGACAACGTGCGCGCGTATCCGGCCGTCAGCCTGCTGGTCGACCACTACGACGACGACTGGACGCAGCTCTGGTGGGTCCGCGTCGACGGGACCGCGAGGGTGCTCGAGGCGGGCACCGCGCGCGCGCGCGCGATCGACCTGCTTGCCGCGAAGTACGCGCAGTACCGCGCCCTTCGTCCGGAGGGCCCGGTGCTCGAGATCGCGGTCGAGGCGTGGCGGGGCTGGTCGGCGAGGTGA
- a CDS encoding ABC transporter ATP-binding protein produces the protein MPPLIEGKGLTKRFDDFVAVDAVDFAVEEGECFGFLGPNGAGKTSTMRMIGCVSPVTDGELRVFGLDPSVDGSKIRARLGVVPQEDSLDTELTVFDNLLIYGRYFDLPRAVIRERTEELLAFMQLSDRRGDRVDPLSGGMKRRLTIARALVNQPELLLLDEPTTGLDPQARHLLWERFYQLKRQGVTTVLTTHYMEEAEQLCDRLVIMDGGRIVAEGSPRELVARYSTREVVELRFLDRDARDKVLPRITAAGHRVEALPDRVLVYTDDGDAISELVASDGVHPDSMYARRGTLEDVFLILTGRTLED, from the coding sequence GTGCCACCGCTGATCGAGGGCAAGGGTCTGACCAAGCGCTTCGACGACTTCGTCGCGGTCGACGCCGTCGACTTCGCGGTGGAGGAAGGGGAGTGTTTCGGGTTCCTCGGGCCGAACGGGGCCGGGAAGACGTCGACGATGCGCATGATCGGGTGCGTCTCACCCGTGACTGACGGCGAACTGCGGGTGTTCGGGCTCGATCCGAGCGTTGATGGGTCGAAGATCCGGGCGCGGCTCGGTGTGGTGCCCCAGGAGGACAGCCTCGACACCGAGCTCACCGTGTTCGACAACCTCCTCATCTATGGGCGCTACTTCGACCTGCCGCGTGCGGTGATCCGCGAGCGGACCGAGGAGCTGCTCGCCTTCATGCAGCTGTCGGACCGGCGCGGCGACCGTGTCGATCCGTTGTCCGGTGGCATGAAGCGCCGGCTCACGATCGCGCGGGCGTTGGTGAACCAGCCGGAGCTACTGCTCCTCGACGAGCCGACGACGGGTCTCGACCCGCAGGCGCGCCATCTGCTGTGGGAGCGTTTCTACCAACTGAAGCGGCAGGGCGTCACCACCGTGCTCACGACGCACTACATGGAAGAGGCCGAGCAGCTCTGCGACCGGCTCGTGATCATGGACGGCGGTCGCATCGTCGCCGAGGGCTCACCGCGCGAGCTCGTCGCGCGTTACTCGACGCGAGAGGTGGTGGAGCTGCGCTTTCTCGACCGCGACGCGCGCGACAAGGTGCTCCCGCGCATCACCGCCGCGGGGCACCGCGTGGAGGCGCTTCCGGATCGTGTGCTCGTCTACACCGATGACGGTGATGCAATCTCCGAGCTGGTCGCGTCCGACGGCGTGCATCCCGACTCGATGTACGCGCGGCGCGGCACGCTCGAAGACGTCTTCTTGATCCTCACCGGCCGGACGCTCGAGGACTGA
- a CDS encoding ABC transporter permease gives METKRVVRVVEREWVVWRRLWRGSVFSYVFAPLLFLGAMGIGLGDLVNKHHGSVDGLDYLEFITPGLMAASAVMQAAGESLWPVMGGVKWMGTYHAAVSTPVESGDVYLGQLSWTGVRTVMSATVFLAIAAMLGGVPSFWGVFAIPATVLGALAVAGPLSAWAIERESDAAFAVVMRIVVFPLFLFSGTFFPISRLPDWLEPFALLSPLYHAVELCRDATTGTVDSWAAVLGHVVVLLLFIAWGVWRGQRTFKRTLTL, from the coding sequence GTGGAGACGAAGCGCGTCGTGCGCGTGGTCGAGCGCGAGTGGGTGGTGTGGCGACGGCTCTGGCGCGGCTCGGTGTTCTCGTACGTGTTCGCGCCACTGCTCTTCTTGGGCGCGATGGGTATCGGGCTCGGTGATCTCGTGAACAAGCACCACGGATCGGTCGACGGCCTCGATTACCTCGAGTTCATCACGCCCGGCCTGATGGCCGCGAGCGCGGTGATGCAGGCCGCGGGCGAGTCGTTGTGGCCCGTGATGGGCGGCGTGAAGTGGATGGGCACGTACCACGCGGCGGTGTCCACCCCCGTCGAGTCGGGCGACGTCTATCTCGGACAGCTCTCGTGGACCGGCGTCCGCACGGTGATGTCAGCGACGGTCTTCCTCGCGATCGCCGCAATGCTCGGCGGCGTGCCATCGTTCTGGGGCGTCTTCGCGATCCCCGCGACGGTGCTCGGCGCGCTCGCCGTCGCGGGGCCTCTCTCCGCATGGGCGATCGAGCGCGAGAGCGACGCGGCGTTCGCCGTCGTCATGCGCATCGTCGTGTTCCCGCTGTTCCTGTTCTCGGGAACGTTCTTTCCGATCAGTCGGCTCCCCGACTGGCTCGAGCCGTTCGCGCTGCTGTCGCCGCTGTATCACGCGGTCGAACTGTGCCGGGACGCGACCACAGGTACCGTCGACAGCTGGGCTGCGGTCCTCGGTCATGTCGTCGTCCTGCTCCTGTTCATCGCGTGGGGCGTGTGGCGGGGGCAACGCACCTTCAAGCGGACGCTCACCCTGTGA
- a CDS encoding ABC transporter permease, which translates to MTAGVDLEVPPVRGAWARRLVPGGIGRGALRVVERNTTAYRRQWYLFLTGLIEPALYLLSIGIGVGGLVGKVPGPGGEPIDYKTFVAPGLMAAAAMNGAVLDTTFNFFLKFKYAHTFDAMLATPLRVRDVAYGEMTWALLRGALYSAAFLVTMVIVGLVHSWWALLAVPAGLLIAAAFAGAGIGGTTFMRSWIDFDYVNLALIPMFLFSGVFFPLSQYPDAVQVIVRVTPLYQGVVLERSFVLGHVEWSLFLNAAYLVIMAWLGLRVATRRLTRMLQP; encoded by the coding sequence GTGACCGCCGGCGTCGACCTCGAGGTGCCGCCCGTTCGGGGGGCCTGGGCGCGTCGACTCGTTCCCGGCGGGATCGGGCGTGGCGCGCTCCGCGTCGTGGAGCGCAACACCACCGCGTATCGGCGCCAGTGGTACCTCTTCTTGACCGGCCTCATCGAGCCCGCGCTCTATCTCCTGTCGATCGGCATCGGCGTTGGTGGGCTCGTGGGGAAGGTGCCGGGGCCGGGTGGCGAGCCGATCGACTACAAGACGTTCGTCGCGCCCGGGCTGATGGCAGCCGCGGCGATGAACGGCGCCGTGCTCGACACCACCTTCAACTTCTTCCTCAAGTTCAAGTACGCGCACACGTTCGACGCGATGCTGGCGACGCCGCTACGAGTGCGCGACGTCGCGTACGGGGAGATGACCTGGGCGCTGCTCCGCGGCGCGCTCTACTCCGCCGCGTTCCTCGTGACGATGGTGATCGTCGGTCTGGTGCATTCGTGGTGGGCACTGCTTGCCGTGCCCGCGGGATTGCTCATCGCTGCCGCGTTCGCGGGCGCGGGCATCGGCGGTACGACGTTCATGCGGTCGTGGATCGACTTCGACTACGTGAACCTCGCGCTCATCCCTATGTTCCTGTTCTCGGGGGTGTTCTTCCCGCTGTCGCAGTATCCCGACGCGGTCCAGGTGATCGTGCGCGTCACGCCGCTGTACCAGGGTGTGGTGCTCGAGCGGTCGTTCGTCCTCGGCCACGTGGAATGGTCGCTGTTCCTGAACGCGGCGTACCTCGTGATCATGGCGTGGCTCGGCCTCCGCGTCGCCACCCGCCGCCTCACGAGGATGCTCCAGCCCTAA
- the leuD gene encoding 3-isopropylmalate dehydratase small subunit, producing MEAVREIIGRAVPLDRANVDTDQIIPSDWLKRVERTGFGEGLFSEWRESSDFVLNQDHYDGAQVLVAGPNFGCGSSREHAPWALEDYGFRAVIAPSFADIFRNNCLKIGLLPVALAADAVTRIMRAVEDDPTIEIVIDVLDRRVAVPAIDLDEPFELEDFHHHRLLEGLDDIGLTLRQHSEISAYESRRASWLPTS from the coding sequence ATGGAAGCAGTGCGAGAGATCATCGGGCGAGCGGTGCCGCTGGATCGTGCGAACGTCGACACGGACCAGATCATCCCGAGCGATTGGCTGAAGCGCGTCGAGCGCACCGGCTTCGGCGAGGGCCTGTTCTCCGAGTGGCGCGAGAGCTCCGACTTCGTGTTGAACCAGGACCACTACGACGGGGCGCAGGTCCTGGTCGCGGGGCCCAACTTCGGGTGCGGCTCGTCGCGCGAGCACGCACCATGGGCGCTCGAGGACTATGGGTTTCGCGCGGTCATCGCGCCGAGCTTCGCCGACATCTTCCGCAACAACTGCCTGAAGATCGGGCTGCTACCCGTTGCGCTGGCGGCTGACGCCGTTACGCGCATCATGCGTGCGGTGGAGGACGACCCCACGATCGAGATCGTGATCGACGTCCTCGACCGGCGTGTCGCCGTCCCCGCCATCGACCTCGACGAGCCCTTCGAGCTCGAGGACTTCCATCACCACCGCCTCCTCGAAGGCCTCGACGACATCGGCCTGACGTTGCGCCAACACTCCGAGATCTCCGCCTACGAATCGCGCAGGGCGAGCTGGCTCCCGACCTCCTAG
- the leuC gene encoding 3-isopropylmalate dehydratase large subunit, whose product MQQTLSEKVWERHVVHRADGEPDLLYVDLHLVHEVTSPQAFDGLRMAGRTVRRPDLTVATMDHNVPTTDIHQPVRDPISAKQMQVLARNCEEFGIRLYAMGQPGQGIVHVIGPEQGLTQPGMTIVCGDSHTSTHGAFGALAVGIGTSEVEHVLATQTLPQSRPSTLAVTVEGSLAAGVTAKDVVLAIINRLGTAGGIGSVIEYRGSAIRALSMEGRMTVCNMSIEAGARAGLVAPDDTTFAYLEGRDFAPKGADWERALDDWRSLVTDVDATFDKEIVLDAAGIRPTVTWGTNPAQSVDIDDVVPAPESFADPDARESAVRALRYMGLKAGTPIRGIEVDTVFIGSCTNSRIEDLRAAAAVARDRTVRPGLRALVVPGSMAVKAAAEAEGLDVVFRAAGFEWREAGCSMCLAMNPDKLEPGERCASTSNRNFEGRQGKGGRTHLVSPAIAAATAIAGRFTTPADLD is encoded by the coding sequence ATGCAGCAGACGCTTTCCGAGAAGGTCTGGGAGCGCCACGTCGTCCATCGCGCCGACGGCGAGCCCGATCTCCTCTACGTCGACCTGCACCTGGTGCACGAGGTGACGTCGCCGCAAGCCTTCGACGGTCTCCGGATGGCGGGCCGCACGGTGCGCCGTCCCGACCTGACCGTCGCGACGATGGACCACAACGTGCCCACCACCGACATCCACCAACCGGTGCGCGACCCGATCTCGGCGAAGCAGATGCAGGTGCTGGCGCGCAACTGCGAGGAGTTCGGCATCCGGCTGTACGCGATGGGCCAGCCGGGCCAGGGGATCGTGCACGTGATCGGTCCCGAACAGGGCCTCACGCAGCCCGGGATGACGATCGTGTGCGGCGACAGCCACACGTCCACGCACGGCGCGTTCGGCGCGCTCGCGGTCGGAATCGGCACGAGCGAGGTCGAGCACGTGCTCGCCACGCAGACACTCCCGCAATCGCGGCCGTCGACGCTGGCGGTCACCGTCGAGGGTTCGCTGGCGGCAGGTGTCACGGCGAAGGACGTCGTGCTCGCGATCATCAACCGCCTCGGCACGGCCGGCGGTATCGGTTCGGTGATCGAGTACCGGGGTTCTGCGATCCGCGCCTTGTCGATGGAAGGCCGGATGACGGTCTGCAACATGTCGATCGAGGCAGGGGCGCGCGCGGGATTGGTTGCACCCGACGACACGACCTTCGCCTACCTCGAAGGTCGCGACTTCGCGCCGAAGGGCGCCGACTGGGAACGGGCGCTCGACGACTGGCGGTCGCTCGTCACCGATGTCGACGCCACCTTCGACAAGGAGATCGTGCTCGACGCCGCCGGAATCCGGCCGACGGTCACGTGGGGAACGAACCCCGCGCAGTCCGTCGACATCGACGACGTCGTGCCGGCTCCCGAATCGTTCGCCGATCCCGACGCGCGCGAGTCGGCAGTTCGTGCGCTCCGGTACATGGGACTGAAGGCGGGCACCCCCATCCGCGGGATCGAAGTCGATACCGTGTTCATCGGTTCGTGCACCAACTCGCGCATCGAAGACCTGCGTGCCGCGGCGGCAGTGGCGCGCGACCGTACGGTGCGCCCGGGGTTGCGCGCGCTCGTCGTGCCCGGCTCGATGGCGGTGAAAGCTGCCGCAGAGGCCGAGGGGCTCGACGTGGTCTTCCGTGCCGCCGGGTTCGAGTGGCGTGAAGCCGGATGCTCGATGTGCCTGGCGATGAACCCCGACAAGCTCGAGCCGGGCGAACGCTGCGCGTCAACGTCGAACCGCAACTTCGAGGGCCGCCAGGGCAAGGGCGGGCGCACGCATCTCGTATCGCCGGCGATCGCCGCAGCCACCGCGATCGCCGGTCGCTTCACCACGCCGGCCGACCTGGACTGA
- a CDS encoding alkaline phosphatase family protein: MGADVVLVGLDGADRTEVARLADEGHLPVIAGLRAQGRWGSVNAFDGLGDDAAWSSFATGTTPGRHGRHFYRHYRPGTYDWVPSSRDDIRGDPFWDTLAARGHRFAVLDVPKAPIGRHAENLVVADWMSHGAHELLATCHPAPIWGEQLAGWLDRDETTWDCHDAGSDDDFVSSLRQHAALRTDFAIDVLQRAHWDAIVVVFSETHCSGHLLWDRFDRVEDVYRAVDAQLGRLLDAAGAASTVIAFSLLGMGRHYSSAQLADAVLERLEPASTRAELPLTRRGLDAVRARIPRAVRDRIPARVRRVASNSRDREFGQRRFWRVPTDLPHTPIRVNVIGREPYGKVAPGAELDALRDELRSEFLALVEPGTGRRLVRDVIVAREAYPGGAPEDFADLSVVWDRTQALASASSPRVGELHVVPDAWRPGEHRDGGWLAASGPGIAHGILDEPASVLDFASTVACLVGASFDREGSAIPGLVRPASAQTVVGSTLNADQSSA, translated from the coding sequence GTGGGAGCAGACGTCGTTCTCGTAGGTCTCGACGGCGCGGATCGCACCGAGGTCGCGCGCCTCGCCGACGAGGGTCACCTGCCCGTGATCGCCGGCCTGCGTGCGCAGGGGCGGTGGGGCAGCGTGAACGCGTTCGACGGCCTGGGCGACGACGCCGCGTGGTCGTCGTTCGCCACGGGCACGACGCCCGGTCGCCACGGACGACACTTCTACCGTCACTACCGCCCGGGTACGTACGACTGGGTGCCGTCCAGCCGCGACGACATTCGGGGGGATCCGTTCTGGGACACGCTCGCGGCGCGCGGTCACCGATTCGCCGTGCTCGACGTCCCGAAGGCGCCGATCGGCAGACACGCGGAGAACCTCGTCGTCGCCGATTGGATGAGCCACGGTGCCCACGAACTGCTCGCCACGTGTCATCCCGCTCCGATCTGGGGCGAGCAACTCGCCGGTTGGCTGGATCGTGACGAGACCACGTGGGACTGTCACGACGCCGGCTCCGACGACGACTTCGTCTCGAGCCTCCGCCAGCACGCTGCACTTCGTACTGACTTCGCGATCGATGTGCTCCAGCGCGCGCACTGGGACGCGATCGTCGTTGTCTTCTCCGAGACGCATTGCTCAGGACATCTCCTCTGGGACCGGTTCGACCGAGTCGAAGACGTGTACCGCGCGGTCGACGCGCAACTGGGCAGGCTTCTCGACGCGGCAGGCGCCGCGAGCACCGTGATCGCGTTTTCATTGCTCGGCATGGGGCGGCACTACTCGAGTGCGCAACTCGCCGACGCGGTGCTCGAGCGCCTCGAGCCGGCATCAACCCGAGCGGAACTACCGTTGACGCGGCGCGGCCTCGACGCGGTGCGTGCGCGCATCCCGCGCGCGGTACGCGACCGCATCCCGGCACGGGTCCGGCGCGTGGCGTCGAACTCGCGCGACCGCGAGTTCGGTCAACGACGGTTCTGGCGCGTCCCCACCGACCTGCCCCACACGCCGATCCGGGTCAACGTGATCGGACGGGAGCCCTACGGGAAGGTCGCGCCCGGCGCAGAGCTCGACGCGTTGCGCGACGAGCTGCGCTCCGAGTTCCTCGCTCTCGTCGAACCTGGGACCGGCCGGCGGCTCGTGCGGGACGTGATCGTCGCTCGCGAGGCGTACCCGGGCGGCGCCCCGGAAGACTTCGCCGACCTCTCCGTCGTCTGGGACCGTACGCAGGCGCTCGCGTCGGCGAGCTCGCCCCGGGTCGGCGAGCTCCATGTCGTGCCCGACGCGTGGCGCCCCGGTGAGCACCGCGACGGCGGTTGGCTGGCTGCTTCCGGTCCGGGTATCGCGCACGGGATCCTCGACGAGCCGGCGTCGGTCCTCGACTTCGCGTCGACGGTGGCTTGTCTCGTCGGCGCGTCGTTCGACCGTGAGGGCAGCGCGATCCCGGGCTTGGTACGACCTGCGAGCGCTCAGACGGTGGTGGGTTCCACGCTGAACGCAGACCAGAGCTCGGCGTAG